DNA from Branchiostoma lanceolatum isolate klBraLanc5 chromosome 9, klBraLanc5.hap2, whole genome shotgun sequence:
GATACTAGACCCATTTGTAATACTACCATTGCGGTTATCACAAGAGCATAGTCTCAGAGCACAATTTGTGTTGAAATATTCACCAATCGATTGTAAAAGTAGGCATGCATTACAAATCTCAAAAAAATCTATCAGGTTACTGTATCTATAatttagtactacatgtattgcatATTGACATTCTTGTTTATATTCTAGTCACAATAAAGAAATCCTTGTTGTGCTCACCTCCATAGCCATTCACACAGGCGAACACAACCCAAGCCAGCGCCACTCCCCAAGCTGTCCGGTGTACTGTTAGGTACATGACGGCAACAGGCCGGCTCAGAACCACACCCTCAGTCAGGTGGTCGTACAGTCCATACACCACACCCATGCCGATCCCTGTAGCAGCCAGCCAGCCTAGCAACGCTAATGCCTGTAAAAAGAGACAAATCTTAAATATCTTTCTCTTCATCAGTTTGGTTCTTTGATGCACAGTTAAGGTACATGATGGCCACAGGCCTACTCAGAATCACACCCTCGGTCAGGTGGTTGTACAGTCCATACATTACACCCATGCCGATTCCTGTAGCGGCCAGCCAGCCTAGCAACGCTATTGCCTGTgtaaaaaagacaaattttcaATATCTTTCTCTTCATCAGTTTGGTTCTTTGATGCACAGTTAGGTACATGATGGCCACAGGCCTACTCAGAACCACTCCCTTGGTCAGATGGTTGTACAGTCCATACATTACACCCATGCCGATTCCTGTAGCGGCCAGCCAGCCTAGCAACGCTATTGCCTGTGTAAAAAAGACAAAGCATTTTCAGTACATTAGTTCGGTTGTCCGATGCAGCATCAGATAAAGGCCGGTCACTGTGCAACCCCCATTAGATGACCCATGCAGATGCCAGTAGCCTAGCAATGCTACTGTCTATGTAACATAAAACAGTTAATTAGGACACAACAATTTAATTGATGGTTTTTCAATAATTCAGAACTGGAAGatcaatataaaaacaaagtcTTAGGAGATTATTTAAGTCTGAGTAACTTGGCTTCAGTTAGGAAATATATGTATTTTCAGTTTCATGTATTTGCATTGGAATGGTCACATACAGCTAAGCCTTTATGTTTATGTATCATATATGTCAAAATTAAGAACAGAAGCAATGCACTACGTCATGTGTCATTCTACTGGTTATAGAACACCATACAGGAATGACCTGAAACAGTAATTACCTTGTGCATGCGGAACCGCCCCCTGGTCTTGTAGAGCAGATATCCCAGCAGGGTGCCGACCAGGTACGGCCCGATCCGGCAGTACGGCTTCTGGTAGTACAGGTTCCCGGCGTCTGGGTTCTGTCTGAAAGTAGGGGAACATCACGTTGATAcaggttacacatccaggtatATATACATGGCCACctttggtcaatattgaccaggGTAACAATATTCTAGTACATTTGTAATAACAAATTATGCAagttaacagttactcaagcaactggacagaatttggaaatggtcagatgtttcagatagctgctgtctttcatcagtgctACAAAGACTTGTCAATGTGCATTATCATTATTCTTAACACATATAGTATCAAATTGTGGGTAACAACAATACAGtacagcacacaatgtattccACACTAAAAATATTTTGctatgtttgctgtggttttagtTCAGCAATCTCTgtagtgacctctccactgcagaATCATGACACagtaaattatatatatatattgtgtttCCCTTGTAtcattacagtactgtactaaaCAACTGTTTCAACTTAAAACACTGGGAAAAAATGACCACCAGAATGTGTGCTTACCCAACCGATGACATGGCAGGCTGCAGGTTGTAGTGTATTGCCAGGCCGATCGTCGTCCCAAAACTGGCCAGTAGTAAAACAGACTGGGTGATCATTCCTACCAGAAAATACCTAAAAAAAGGAAGGATATAGGattaacataacacaaagtccAGCTCCTACTGTTAAAACAAATTTGCTGTCTCCATACTAGACTCAAGCTAATGTGATGCCTCAACTTCATTTGTTGAGTTTCATTCTAATTTCAGACTCCCTTGACCCACAGATCGTAATATCGCCACAttaaaacataacaaaagacaTCTGCTCATAAAGTGCACTTCAGACATCAAAGGGTTCAAGACTTTCTTGAGAAGGCTGCAATAACACTGATTTTTAATTTGGCAGTTGTCTTACAGTACCCGACGCAATTATGAATATGAGAGCTAACTCTATAATACAATTAGACTACACTTAATTGACACACAATAACATACAAAGATAATCCCTATACTTTCTGTACAGACATACTAATTGGTAACCTACTTGAATGTCAGCCAGATGATGGGCACACTGATGATGAAGAACTGCATGTCATTAGCCAGGTACCAGGTCCAGGCCATGCACTAAAACAGGAAAGTTTAAAATTGTAGATTCCATAGAAAACACACTCCGAGAACTTAGCCACTTCTAAGAGCCACTTCTCACAATTACATATAGACTGCAGGGACTAGCATTTTAGTATACAAAAGGGTAAAAGCCATTAATGATTAAAGTAAGCCTGTCAGTAGTCATCTCAGATTGCCGTTATATTTGAAAGACAAGCTTGTTGAATTGGCCTGCCCACACAAGACTTTTGATAATTGGGCAGCCATTGATACAAGAAAATGTAAGAGTTAGAATAAATTGTATATAATTTATaagaaaacagcaaattaaaCAATTCAACAACTAAACACTGAAAAAAGAATATCCAGACTTTCTTCTATGCACCTCTAACCTTCTAATGATCATGAAGAAGGCTGGACCTGCACGGCTGAAACTTGGTTTCAAACTTTTCTCTTTATGGTCTGCAATCTACAGTGTAATTGTACTACAATCGTGATCTCTACCGACACAAAACTGTTTCAATGCAAAAATAAACGGGTTTTTCGTACCTCTGTACCTTTGACCATGTCTAAGAAGTTGTTGATGTAGAGAAAGTTGTACCACCAGTTGTTGATGCAGCCAGGGTCGGGTTGTGTGGTGGTGGCGGGACCGGTCGTAATGTAAGGGTACACCCACATATACAACATCATCACAAACGCATAGACTGGAGTCAACCTGGGGAAGACAGGAGAAGCAACAGCATATTACTGACATGCTGTACACAGATATACATGCATGACAGGCCTGGTTAGGTGTGGTGGTGGCGATAGGACCAGTCATGATGTAAGGGTACACCCACATATACAACATCATCACAAATGCATAGACTGGAGTCAACCTGGGGAAAACAGAAGAAGCAACAGCATATTACTGACATGCTGTACACAGATATACATGCATGACAGGCCTGGTTGGGTGTGGTGGTGGCGGCAGGACCAGTCATGATGTAAGGGTACACCCATACATACAACATCAACACAAACGCATAGACTGGAGTCAACCTGGAGGGGGAGAAGCATATAGGGCTATTACTCAGGCACACTGTATATAGACCTatgactattctccaagcagaggctttgaTTGAGGGGCTaagagtgtccgggatttttaagcGATAAAAGCCCCCTGATcgaaaactctgcttggagaattacTTTTTTTTATGACAGCTCTGGTTAGGTGTGATGGTGGTGGGTTTTAAAGGTTTAGGGAGAGGGGAAGGTTAGGATACTAACAGTAGCAGGTACTGCAGCAAGtccacatggtttttatttcgagcTAAGGCAGTAATGgggtgttcgctgtggttttaagtttgcggcaacgctgtagtcacatactgctacagtattagacataaatgttcgcagtggttttagaTTTGGGGTAAAACTGTCGCcgcaaaaaaaaacccaccgtgcacatttctgcatttacagtatttttgctAGGTCTGTATGCCATTCTcacctccagtagcgatgaaagTACAGCAGCCAGTAGGGGAACCTGCGACCCTCCCGTCTGAACTTATCCAGCTGGAGCAGCATCAGGTATGCCATCAGGACTCCACTGTACAAAACAGATCGTAAAAACAttttatgatatatcatatactACATTGTAGATACCAACGTCCATATTTCCATAGAGTTGTCTATGTGCAGATTTTTCACTTTTGCATTTTGTTTGGTCGAATTGTAGCTGACAGAACCCAAGACACCAAGAACAGTGTGCTGTGAAAAGTTTAAgtcgaaccaaggaggtttcaataatttgatttaaacctccttaatGTGGCAGGTCATCAATGTGATACCATCAGCTCCTCCTGCcatgtgcctgtgaagctggtatgTTGGTTATATCAGCTACGAGTATACAATACAGTGAAATGAGTATCGTATATATATCTAGGGCAGGGCAGAGCAGAGGAAAACAAGACACTATATTATGACAAGTAAAATAAATGTTAGAACTGCAAAACATTCAAGTCTAGTGTCAGaatcaaacattaaaccactcaTGTGTCTACTAGTACAAATCAGCACTGAAAGGATACAAAGTTAAGTTTAAACCAGACATGCAGAAgtaaaaaatataacatatctCAGCTCTTACCTGAGGAAAAAGAAGGAGTCCACGGAGAGGAATCCGTTCAGGATCGGCTCGAAGCTGAAGCGTTTTATGATATTCAGCCCGTATAATGGATTgtctgcagaaaaaaattgatggaccaaagtacaaacttgtGTCAAAACCTACGTCCACCTTCTACTGGAAGTTTCAGCTAAACTTAATGAAtctaaaatactgtaattcttgtttctttcactgtaacttgatgttcacggttttcacggttaTCTCTGTACTGTGAagtgtgaacttatcatcaccgtgaaataACCTGTTGTAAATAaccatgattccttcacacatccattctgtaaaccaccaccgtgaagttaaagttcagtgaaaatgtccattttccttacaccgtgaaattttgctaccgtgaagataaagtgaagaTACAGTAAGCAAACCACAGCATGACACCTTACCTAGATAGCCGATAATGAATGCGAAGGTGTGCCCCAGGATGACCCAGGTCATGCTGAGGAAGCGGATCCCGTGCAGACAGCCCAGGCTGTCCGGCGACTCCCGCGTGGACAGGAGCTTCCTGGTGTTGGTACGGACTGAGAAGGCCAGGAGAAGCTTACACACTGGTCCTGttaaataaatgaacaaacaaatgatcacTTTTGTGTGGTTCATATGTAGAAGGTCCGGAGAAGCTTAAACTCTGGTCCTgttgaataaacaaaacaaagaaaagatcATTATTGTGTGGTCTTGTCAAGAAGTTTACACCCTGGTCCTGTCAGATAGATTTAACCACAGCCTTGTCACAAAATTTTAGAGTAGGAGGCTAATATTCAAAAGTAACAGGCGGGCCCTGTAGTGGCAAAGAAGTCGCTCGCGGGGGTAGGTacggccccccccccccccaccccgtaGGGCCTCCCcctaaaaaaattgtaaattgagACCCCCTAAATATGGTTTTTGGTATATTCTGGGTAacttttatgtgcattttaaaaCATAACTTTTGTAACTAAAATTTAGTTGTGCTTTTTATCAAAATTCTACACAAAAGTAGCCGGCACAAAATTAAAAGTAGGCGGTGAAAATAGCCGCCTGCCGCCTTGTTTTGACAAGGCTGAACCATCACTTTTGCGTGATCGATGGTTGGTATGGAGAAGGCCAGGAGAAGATTAAAGACACACTAGCCCTGTCAAGTAATAAACAAGCAAGTGTTAACAAATAATCAGTCTCTGCAGTACAGATGGAGAGGGTCAGAATCTTTATTAaattttaacccttgtcctgcaggACCCCATTATACTGTATATGGATTTTCCATTACAGTCTGAGGCTTtatgtgggtcctgtatatgtacgggttggAGGTATTTTCAGCTGAACGTATCACACCACAGCGCAACGAATGTGGACGTAACTATGCTACAGCAGCGCAGAAAGAGTCAAGGGAAAGTGATCtggttaagaaatcaaattcatGAAACTGCGTAAAAAAACGCCAACAGGACTAGGATTTACATAATACAGGACACATTTTTGTACTCACTTTCCTGAGGAGAGGACACTATCACCTTCTCAGCCTGCCTCGTCGCAGAGACGTCATTGATGAGCGGCGTTGTCTCATTGACtgcttcatttgcatactcgctgctgattggttgatgcACCTTCCATATTGGAGGGGATGTGGTGTTGGGCTTGAAGATGTCGTAGAGAGTTCCAGCAGCCATAAGGGCAACGATGATGCTCACAATGCAGCTGGAAATGAAGAAATTTGGAGGTTGTCTCAAAAAAggtatttgtctgtgtgtctgtgtgtgagagTAACATGTCAAgtaacatgtatatacatatacacacaaaataacactcacacacacagtgccatgtacatgtacacacacacacacacactttcacacacacacacacacacactttaacatgcacacatactgtacacacacatgtacacacacaacaCTAAAATCTACAACCTTGCCTTCCATACTCACATGGCAGCCAATGTAGTCCCGGGCAGACTGTTCCAAACTTGCAGACTTTTTGCGTCCACGACTGTGATGCCCTCTCGCAGCAGCATCCTCATCAGGATACCTGATGGTCAAGTAATTCTGGTCAGCATTTATTGGGGGTTTCTAATCTACAATGCAAGTAACACAGTCACTaccgtagcctgggtgccatcctctgttGTAACTTCTGGCTCAATTGTTTTGCTTGCTAATCCGGGCTTCCTTTGTAGAACCACAATTCTGTAATCACATGTACATCTTCTCCTACAGCACAACTGAAGTTGGCCAACTGAACTCAATgtcggactaactcctctggcatgttatccatcaatttggccaatttctactctttccagccacctctggtaGAGGTTACAATTCCTCCACAACTACTAGTACCAGCATCTACAGAAAACACACTAAGCCAAGATTTCCATGACTATTTCTCCTGCAAAGCCTAACGTACACAAAAGCACACAAAATTGTCAAACAAAACCCATCACAGTCTTAGCAAAGGCAAAGACATCAGGTAAAGAAAAACAGCATATCATAACATGCCCTCTTGCCAAACAAGTGAACATCTTTTTTCAGTCATGCATAAAATTTGGGGTTAAGTGATGGTGTCACCTGCAAAACGTAGCTTGTGTGG
Protein-coding regions in this window:
- the LOC136441611 gene encoding nose resistant to fluoxetine protein 6-like isoform X1, producing MFPVRGAIFALLFVLGEALSDDVWSQQPNFAGALRLLDETRRFEPQKTAEAQRLWQEAAWKEAIAAYNSAKTSEDTAVPSYNVSAACRNATFRYEEDLIRNGKMYALQMFDAAGKLPSGVMEGNFAWWGLYSQCANVTAKGFGENIPFDAKYWTATIGPVFSPQLYLRVGVCVPDICSRDDVIEWLDGSILMRMLLREGITVVDAKSLQVWNSLPGTTLAAICIVSIIVALMAAGTLYDIFKPNTTSPPIWKVHQPISSEYANEAVNETTPLINDVSATRQAEKVIVSSPQERPVCKLLLAFSVRTNTRKLLSTRESPDSLGCLHGIRFLSMTWVILGHTFAFIIGYLDNPLYGLNIIKRFSFEPILNGFLSVDSFFFLSGVLMAYLMLLQLDKFRREGRRFPYWLLYFHRYWRLTPVYAFVMMLYMWVYPYITTGPATTTQPDPGCINNWWYNFLYINNFLDMVKGTECMAWTWYLANDMQFFIISVPIIWLTFKYFLVGMITQSVLLLASFGTTIGLAIHYNLQPAMSSVGQNPDAGNLYYQKPYCRIGPYLVGTLLGYLLYKTRGRFRMHKALALLGWLAATGIGMGVVYGLYDHLTEGVVLSRPVAVMYLTVHRTAWGVALAWVVFACVNGYGGIINTILSWKAWIPLSRLTYCAYLVHPIVIFIAYLDQRETPLHYSDIELMYYFVGHVVFSYAVAYVVSMMAEAPMRQLEKLVLKQEN
- the LOC136441611 gene encoding nose resistant to fluoxetine protein 6-like isoform X3, translated to MFPVRGAIFALLFVLGEALSDDVWSQQPNFAGALRLLDETRRFEPQKTAEAQRLWQEAAWKEAIAAYNSAKTSEDTAVPSYNVSAACRNATFRYEEDLIRNGKMYALQMFDAAGKLPSGVMEGNFAWWGLYSQCANVTAKGFGENIPFDAKYWTATIGPVFSPQLYLRVGVCVPDICSRDDVIEWLDGSILMRMLLREGITVVDAKSLQVWNSLPGTTLAAICIVSIIVALMAAGTLYDIFKPNTTSPPIWKVHQPISSEYANEAVNETTPLINDVSATRQAEKVIVSSPQERPVCKLLLAFSVRTNTRKLLSTRESPDSLGCLHGIRFLSMTWVILGHTFAFIIGYLDNPLYGLNIIKRFSFEPILNGFLSVDSFFFLSGVLMAYLMLLQLDKFRREGRRFPYWLLYFHRYWRLTPVYAFVMMLYMWVYPYITTGPATTTQPDPGCINNWWYNFLYINNFLDMVKGTECMAWTWYLANDMQFFIISVPIIWLTFKYFLVGMITQSVLLLASFGTTIGLAIHYNLQPAMSSVGQNPDAGNLYYQKPYCRIGPYLVGTLLGYLLYKTRGRFRMHKALALLGWLAATGIGMGVVYGLYDHLTEGVVLSRPVAVMYLTVHRTAWGVALAWVVFACVNGYGGIINTILSWKAWIPLTC
- the LOC136441611 gene encoding nose resistant to fluoxetine protein 6-like isoform X2; translated protein: MFPVRGAIFALLFVLGEALSDDVWSQQPNFAGALRLLDETRRFEPQKTAEAQRLWQEAAWKEAIAAYNSAKTSEDTAVPSYNVSAACRNATFRYEEDLIRNGKMYALQMFDAAGKLPSGVMEGNFAWWGLYSQCANVTAKGFGENIPFDAKYWTATIGPVFSPQLYLRVGVCVPDICSRDDVIEWLDGSILMRMLLREGITVVDAKSLQVWNSLPGTTLAAICIVSIIVALMAAGTLYDIFKPNTTSPPIWKVHQPISSEYANEAVNETTPLINDVSATRQAEKVIVSSPQERPVCKLLLAFSVRTNTRKLLSTRESPDSLGCLHGIRFLSMTWVILGHTFAFIIGYLDNPLYGLNIIKRFSFEPILNGFLSVDSFFFLSGVLMAYLMLLQLDKFRREGRRFPYWLLYFHRYWRLTPVYAFVMMLYMWVYPYITTGPATTTQPDPGCINNWWYNFLYINNFLDMVKGTECMAWTWYLANDMQFFIISVPIIWLTFKYFLVGMITQSVLLLASFGTTIGLAIHYNLQPAMSSVGQNPDAGNLYYQKPYCRIGPYLVGTLLGYLLYKTRGRFRMHKAIALLGWLAATGIGMGVMYGLYNHLTKGVVLSRPVAIMYLTVHQRTKLMKRKILKICLFYTGNSVARLAGRYRNRHGCNVWTVQPPDRGCDSE
- the LOC136441611 gene encoding nose resistant to fluoxetine protein 6-like isoform X5; amino-acid sequence: MRMLLREGITVVDAKSLQVWNSLPGTTLAAICIVSIIVALMAAGTLYDIFKPNTTSPPIWKVHQPISSEYANEAVNETTPLINDVSATRQAEKVIVSSPQERPVCKLLLAFSVRTNTRKLLSTRESPDSLGCLHGIRFLSMTWVILGHTFAFIIGYLDNPLYGLNIIKRFSFEPILNGFLSVDSFFFLSGVLMAYLMLLQLDKFRREGRRFPYWLLYFHRYWRLTPVYAFVMMLYMWVYPYITTGPATTTQPDPGCINNWWYNFLYINNFLDMVKGTECMAWTWYLANDMQFFIISVPIIWLTFKYFLVGMITQSVLLLASFGTTIGLAIHYNLQPAMSSVGQNPDAGNLYYQKPYCRIGPYLVGTLLGYLLYKTRGRFRMHKALALLGWLAATGIGMGVVYGLYDHLTEGVVLSRPVAVMYLTVHRTAWGVALAWVVFACVNGYGGIINTILSWKAWIPLSRLTYCAYLVHPIVIFIAYLDQRETPLHYSDIELMYYFVGHVVFSYAVAYVVSMMAEAPMRQLEKLVLKQEN
- the LOC136441611 gene encoding nose resistant to fluoxetine protein 6-like isoform X4 — protein: MFPVRGAIFALLFVLGEALSDDVWSQQPNFAGALRLLDETRRFEPQKTAEAQRLWQEAAWKEAIAAYNSAKTSEDTAVPSYNVSAACRNATFRYEEDLIRNGKMYALQMFDAAGKLPSGVMEGNFAWWGLYSQCANVTAKGFGENIPFDAKYWTATIGPVFSPQLYLRVGVCVPDICSRDDVIEWLDGSILMRMLLREGITVVDAKSLQVWNSLPGTTLAAICIVSIIVALMAAGTLYDIFKPNTTSPPIWKVHQPISSEYANEAVNETTPLINDVSATRQAEKVIVSSPQERPVCKLLLAFSVRTNTRKLLSTRESPDSLGCLHGIRFLSMTWVILGHTFAFIIGYLDNPLYGLNIIKRFSFEPILNGFLSVDSFFFLSGVLMAYLMLLQLDKFRREGRRFPYWLLYFHRYWRLTPVYAFVMMLYMWVYPYITTGPATTTQPDPGCINNWWYNFLYINNFLDMVKGTECMAWTWYLANDMQFFIISVPIIWLTFKYFLVGMITQSVLLLASFGTTIGLAIHYNLQPAMSSVGQNPDAGNLYYQKPYCRIGPYLVGTLLGYLLYKTRGRFRMHKALALLGWLAATGIGMGVVYGLYDHLTEGVVLSRPVAVMYLTVHRTAWGVALAWVVFACVNGYGGIINTILPGKRGSH